A region of Methanocorpusculum labreanum Z DNA encodes the following proteins:
- a CDS encoding MFS transporter, protein MNDLTKRIAGLAAGHGAADFYIPVVPAILPALIPIFTEQGITSYAMAGCLFTLVTLTMVIFQPLTGWMIDKGRWVPGISWCILITGLAIAVFGFTQNYWVLLTMAVVAGAGNSMFHPNAYQQIHQFTTSANRGTFLSLFSVGGSFGYGAAPLVTGALFAWGGFPALIWLIIPAVIVAVLLRKHQQKPAFLPPKSVDTETVKPKWRNAVFVLGISSLRTWVYYGFLAFAAVYLTTYAGVDYLLATGVVSCMIFAGMFGTLIAGPLSDKIGRKEVMFTAYIGATAAYFGIFLLSGVGSVISLVIAGFFMMATASVEIATVQELMPGSVGLASGIIIGIPQGLAAVAIMVIGIMADAIGMPTALFSQVWLMVAAIVLCIALPYPLKLLNRTHKPVE, encoded by the coding sequence ATGAACGATCTTACAAAACGCATTGCCGGTCTTGCCGCAGGTCACGGGGCAGCGGACTTTTACATCCCCGTGGTTCCGGCTATCCTCCCGGCACTGATTCCGATATTTACCGAGCAGGGGATCACCTCCTATGCAATGGCAGGATGTCTGTTTACCCTCGTCACGCTAACTATGGTAATATTCCAGCCATTGACCGGCTGGATGATCGATAAGGGTCGGTGGGTCCCGGGGATATCCTGGTGTATTCTTATTACCGGCCTTGCCATCGCGGTATTCGGATTTACCCAGAATTACTGGGTGCTTCTCACCATGGCAGTGGTTGCAGGAGCTGGAAATTCCATGTTCCATCCGAATGCCTACCAGCAGATCCATCAGTTCACCACCTCGGCAAATCGCGGAACGTTCCTTTCGCTCTTCTCGGTCGGTGGATCCTTTGGATACGGAGCGGCACCTCTCGTTACCGGAGCATTATTTGCATGGGGAGGATTCCCGGCACTTATATGGCTCATTATTCCAGCAGTCATTGTGGCAGTTTTACTGAGGAAACACCAGCAGAAACCGGCGTTCCTTCCACCGAAATCCGTGGATACAGAGACGGTAAAACCGAAATGGAGAAACGCCGTTTTTGTTCTCGGCATAAGTTCACTTCGAACTTGGGTCTACTACGGATTTCTCGCCTTTGCCGCCGTCTATCTAACCACATATGCAGGAGTTGATTACCTTCTGGCGACTGGTGTTGTCAGCTGTATGATCTTTGCAGGAATGTTCGGCACCCTCATCGCCGGACCTCTATCCGACAAGATCGGAAGAAAAGAGGTTATGTTCACGGCTTATATCGGAGCGACGGCTGCCTACTTCGGCATATTTCTCCTATCAGGAGTTGGGTCGGTCATATCTCTCGTGATTGCCGGATTTTTCATGATGGCGACTGCCTCTGTTGAAATCGCAACAGTCCAGGAACTTATGCCGGGAAGTGTCGGACTTGCATCCGGAATCATAATCGGCATCCCCCAAGGGTTAGCAGCCGTGGCGATTATGGTTATCGGCATTATGGCGGATGCCATAGGTATGCCGACAGCATTATTCTCGCAGGTATGGCTGATGGTTGCCGCCATCGTTCTCTGCATTGCTCTCCCATATCCGCTGAAACTGCTTAACCGTACCCATAAACCTGTTGAATAA
- a CDS encoding METTL5 family protein, translating into MKLRQLEMCLQKVQGFHSPVAELEQYMTPAPLAARLLHEAALAGDIEGMTVVDLGCGTGMLSIGAALLGASVTGVDIDEAALKIARKNAEKFGVDIEWLRMRIDETAEPLSADTVLMNPPFGAQKEHADRPFIDFALLTAPVCYGIFNKGSIPFLEAYTKNTAVITSKTAAMLNIPKQFAFHTKEHLEIPVEIIRLERIS; encoded by the coding sequence ATGAAACTCAGACAACTTGAGATGTGCCTGCAGAAGGTACAGGGATTTCACTCGCCGGTTGCCGAACTTGAACAATATATGACGCCTGCCCCGCTTGCAGCGAGGCTTCTGCACGAAGCAGCCCTGGCCGGCGATATCGAAGGCATGACGGTCGTAGATCTTGGCTGCGGTACAGGAATGCTTTCGATAGGGGCGGCACTCCTTGGAGCATCGGTCACTGGTGTCGATATAGACGAAGCTGCCCTGAAAATTGCCAGAAAAAATGCTGAAAAGTTCGGGGTCGATATCGAATGGCTGCGAATGCGCATCGATGAAACCGCCGAACCGCTTTCTGCAGATACGGTCCTGATGAATCCCCCGTTCGGGGCGCAGAAAGAGCATGCCGACCGGCCGTTTATCGACTTCGCTCTCCTGACGGCGCCAGTCTGCTATGGGATCTTCAACAAAGGCAGCATCCCGTTTCTCGAAGCATACACAAAAAATACAGCTGTTATCACCTCAAAAACGGCAGCCATGCTGAATATTCCAAAACAATTCGCTTTCCACACAAAAGAACATCTGGAGATCCCGGTTGAGATCATCCGTTTAGAGAGAATATCATGA
- the dph2 gene encoding diphthamide biosynthesis enzyme Dph2, whose protein sequence is MIQLSEVITQLKSRNAKRIAVQLPEGLKRQAAEISRALKEEGFDVLISGDACWGACDLSLDALEWADVLVHVGHTPVTPEKNVIYLPFQQDIPLEILESAVPQLKKYASVGVTTTIQHAHQTKAICRWLNEHGVNAVIGEGSSRTPLDGQVLGCTYASAKNANAEAYLFIGTGVFHAIGVSLATKKPTFSLDPFADGILQEVSADRLLRKRFAQIEKAKSAKTFGILLSSKSGQARRELAERLATLNENATVILIREISEMQLRNLGFDAYVNTACPRLALDDQSRFPVPVLSPAEFEIVLGKRSWDDYVIDEILP, encoded by the coding sequence TTGATTCAGCTTTCTGAAGTTATTACCCAGCTAAAAAGCCGAAATGCAAAAAGGATCGCAGTTCAGCTGCCCGAAGGGCTGAAACGACAAGCAGCGGAGATCTCCAGAGCTCTAAAAGAGGAGGGGTTCGATGTCCTGATCAGCGGAGATGCCTGCTGGGGAGCCTGCGATCTGAGTCTGGATGCTTTGGAGTGGGCGGATGTTCTCGTCCATGTCGGGCACACCCCGGTGACTCCGGAAAAAAACGTCATCTATCTCCCATTCCAGCAGGACATTCCCCTTGAAATTCTGGAATCCGCCGTGCCTCAACTCAAGAAATATGCATCGGTCGGGGTCACAACGACGATCCAGCACGCCCATCAGACAAAGGCAATCTGCAGGTGGCTGAATGAACACGGAGTGAACGCCGTGATCGGAGAGGGATCCTCGCGAACCCCGCTCGACGGCCAGGTTCTTGGATGTACCTATGCTTCGGCAAAAAATGCAAACGCCGAAGCATACCTGTTCATCGGGACCGGCGTTTTTCATGCGATCGGCGTATCGCTTGCCACGAAAAAACCAACCTTCTCTCTCGACCCGTTCGCCGACGGTATCCTGCAGGAAGTTTCTGCCGACCGTCTTTTGAGAAAACGGTTTGCTCAGATCGAAAAGGCAAAAAGTGCGAAAACATTCGGGATCCTGCTCTCTTCCAAATCGGGTCAGGCACGCCGTGAACTTGCTGAACGGCTTGCCACCTTGAACGAAAATGCCACGGTCATTCTGATTCGGGAGATATCCGAGATGCAGCTGAGAAATCTCGGCTTCGATGCCTATGTGAATACAGCATGCCCGAGACTTGCTCTGGATGACCAGAGCCGGTTTCCCGTGCCGGTCCTCTCGCCTGCCGAATTTGAGATCGTTCTTGGAAAACGCAGTTGGGACGATTATGTCATCGATGAAATTTTACCATGA
- the hpt gene encoding hypoxanthine/guanine phosphoribosyltransferase produces the protein MLEILKESLLTCPMVKREKDGVVYNYFINPLTDGIPEVTAELLRDVTAAMMVSLDLKNVDKIVVSEAMGIHIGTALTLATGIPFVVIRKREYRLPGEVVIGQETGYSKGTLYMNCVHKGDRVVIIDDVISTGGTIKGILPALKIAGAELVDILFVVNRGSPDIGIPYKTLVTIDVDENGVKIIDSAF, from the coding sequence ATGCTTGAAATCCTCAAAGAATCCCTTCTGACATGTCCTATGGTCAAACGGGAAAAAGACGGGGTGGTCTATAATTATTTCATCAATCCTCTGACAGACGGCATCCCGGAAGTCACGGCGGAACTTCTGCGTGATGTGACGGCGGCGATGATGGTGTCCCTCGATCTGAAAAACGTCGATAAGATCGTGGTATCCGAGGCAATGGGAATCCACATAGGGACTGCGCTAACTCTTGCGACCGGCATTCCCTTCGTTGTTATCAGAAAACGGGAATACCGTCTGCCGGGCGAAGTCGTCATCGGTCAGGAGACCGGATACTCCAAAGGAACCCTCTATATGAACTGTGTGCATAAAGGCGACAGAGTCGTGATCATTGACGATGTCATCAGTACCGGCGGCACGATCAAAGGGATCCTCCCGGCACTGAAAATTGCCGGGGCGGAACTTGTGGATATTCTCTTTGTTGTGAACAGAGGATCTCCAGATATCGGCATTCCCTACAAAACACTTGTCACGATCGATGTTGACGAAAACGGTGTGAAGATCATTGATTCAGCTTTCTGA
- a CDS encoding manganese efflux pump MntP codes for MTDLLLSSLVIAVGLAMDSFSVSLAGGAALKDNIVKTAVTAGIFFGFFQFAMPLLGWGIGVPITQVIDPFGYWIVVGLFFFIGGKMIWDSFSGDEEGISLIGWKVLLLLAVATSIDALAVGISFALIGEAVLLPAVIIGVVAFLFSFFGVLAGHKLSSILGNKMQILGGVILVLIGIKFLIEYCL; via the coding sequence ATGACCGATCTTCTCCTCTCATCACTGGTCATCGCGGTCGGCCTCGCGATGGATTCGTTCTCCGTATCGCTCGCCGGCGGTGCAGCGCTCAAAGATAATATCGTAAAAACAGCGGTGACTGCCGGAATATTTTTCGGATTTTTCCAGTTTGCCATGCCGCTCTTAGGATGGGGGATCGGGGTCCCCATCACGCAGGTGATCGATCCGTTCGGCTACTGGATCGTAGTAGGTCTGTTCTTTTTTATCGGCGGAAAAATGATCTGGGACAGTTTTTCCGGAGATGAAGAGGGAATCAGTCTGATTGGATGGAAAGTGCTGCTGCTTTTAGCCGTTGCAACGAGCATAGATGCCCTCGCCGTTGGAATAAGTTTTGCTTTGATCGGCGAGGCAGTCCTTCTCCCGGCAGTGATCATCGGCGTGGTCGCCTTTCTGTTCTCATTTTTTGGGGTCCTCGCGGGTCACAAACTCAGCAGTATCCTTGGAAACAAAATGCAGATTCTGGGAGGAGTTATCCTCGTTCTGATCGGCATCAAATTTTTAATCGAATACTGTCTGTGA
- a CDS encoding DUF1894 domain-containing protein: MGCLENMNYEILAKNCSFKEAREIIRKNSTEKYEVPPGFKLLEKALIGIPPLIVGVANEKLVYAYTKPCHGTFVVVVEDPEGVDHVRRNGKPVF; this comes from the coding sequence ATGGGCTGTCTTGAAAATATGAACTACGAGATTCTGGCAAAGAACTGCAGTTTCAAAGAAGCACGGGAGATCATCAGAAAAAATAGTACGGAAAAATACGAAGTCCCTCCCGGATTCAAACTGCTCGAAAAAGCTCTCATCGGGATACCGCCGCTTATCGTCGGCGTTGCCAATGAAAAACTCGTTTATGCCTACACGAAACCCTGTCACGGCACGTTTGTCGTCGTCGTCGAGGATCCTGAGGGCGTCGATCATGTTCGCCGAAACGGAAAACCCGTCTTTTAA
- a CDS encoding DUF1890 domain-containing protein: MGEVLILIGCPQIPVQSPLVLYIADFLQDAGHHPVVAANPSAKQLVKTSDPKSHYVSEYKDVEKAIGELADGTVQYPLIISLIHNDAGLTYTATTSAVAPKSLLISVLFGEHAYDLAEEIEYPTEKVVAPVTHNTRPLLIKLDEVLEWAVLKI, translated from the coding sequence ATGGGAGAGGTGCTCATTTTAATCGGCTGTCCCCAGATCCCTGTACAGTCCCCGCTTGTTCTGTACATCGCAGACTTTCTGCAGGATGCTGGGCACCATCCGGTCGTTGCGGCAAATCCGTCAGCAAAGCAGCTCGTAAAAACCAGTGATCCGAAAAGTCATTATGTCTCGGAATACAAAGACGTCGAGAAAGCCATTGGAGAACTGGCCGACGGAACGGTCCAGTATCCGCTGATAATTTCCCTGATCCACAACGATGCGGGACTTACTTACACGGCTACAACGTCTGCAGTAGCCCCGAAATCTCTCCTTATTTCGGTGCTTTTCGGCGAACATGCATATGATCTCGCTGAAGAGATCGAATATCCAACAGAAAAAGTCGTGGCTCCGGTGACGCACAACACCCGGCCCCTTCTCATAAAATTAGATGAGGTACTCGAATGGGCTGTCTTGAAAATATGA
- a CDS encoding DUF367 family protein codes for MGILISLIAYRDNSCDPKKCTVKKLQKFGMINVVNKITHVPKTTLLLDPTAEYVISPPDRKWVTSITALDCSWIVLDTTNLNPWKNRRALPFLVAANPVNFGKPFTLTSVEAIAAALVILGEQEQAVRILEKFNWGLNFLKLNEEPLEEYANAKNSEEVLKIQSEYIG; via the coding sequence ATGGGCATTCTGATCTCACTCATTGCATACCGCGACAACTCCTGTGATCCGAAAAAATGTACTGTCAAAAAACTGCAAAAATTCGGGATGATCAATGTCGTTAATAAAATCACTCATGTGCCTAAAACCACGCTCCTCCTTGACCCCACCGCCGAATACGTAATATCACCCCCGGATAGAAAATGGGTCACATCCATCACGGCACTGGACTGCTCATGGATCGTGCTTGATACTACCAACCTCAATCCCTGGAAAAACCGGCGTGCCCTGCCGTTTCTCGTTGCCGCAAACCCGGTGAATTTTGGAAAACCCTTCACGCTTACCTCGGTCGAGGCAATAGCGGCAGCTCTCGTGATTCTCGGAGAGCAGGAGCAGGCCGTACGTATTCTGGAAAAATTCAACTGGGGGCTGAATTTCCTCAAACTCAACGAAGAGCCACTGGAAGAGTATGCCAACGCAAAAAACAGCGAAGAAGTTCTTAAAATACAGAGCGAATATATCGGATAA
- a CDS encoding nucleoside 2-deoxyribosyltransferase, whose protein sequence is MFILASPCVLHENLRADGITTDEDREVFIKCRKRCEEFGIDIVPLPCPETLYLGTPRSPGSFTERLDTPEFSALLDRLEEEVRDLISVKGEPICILGVNSSPTCGVTTTYFTNEKSVGPGVFLKRFSHFCAVDARVFAKYRIYLASPLFSEAERRYNAYLVEVLRQNFFFVYLPQEAADTEDGREGSREQIIYEKNLSELKRADIVVGVIDGSDADSGTAWEMGYAFASGKRVIALRTDFRKFSGNERVNLMLEMEAEVVLNVDELVSALGFHPLP, encoded by the coding sequence ATGTTTATCCTCGCTTCACCCTGTGTTTTGCATGAAAATCTTCGTGCTGACGGCATTACAACCGATGAAGACCGTGAGGTTTTCATAAAATGCAGAAAAAGATGCGAGGAGTTCGGTATCGATATTGTTCCGCTGCCGTGTCCGGAGACGCTGTATCTTGGAACTCCCCGATCCCCCGGGTCATTTACCGAAAGGCTTGATACCCCGGAGTTTTCGGCTCTTCTCGATCGATTGGAGGAGGAGGTAAGGGACCTGATTTCGGTGAAAGGCGAGCCTATCTGCATTCTTGGCGTAAACTCATCTCCGACCTGCGGGGTAACAACCACATATTTCACGAATGAGAAGTCTGTTGGTCCGGGTGTTTTTCTGAAAAGATTCTCCCACTTCTGCGCGGTTGACGCTCGTGTTTTTGCAAAATACCGGATATATCTGGCATCGCCGCTTTTTTCGGAGGCCGAACGCCGGTATAATGCCTATCTTGTTGAAGTTCTTCGACAGAATTTCTTTTTCGTGTATCTCCCTCAGGAGGCCGCTGACACCGAAGACGGTAGAGAGGGATCCCGTGAACAAATTATCTATGAAAAAAATCTATCTGAACTGAAAAGAGCGGATATCGTTGTCGGGGTCATCGACGGATCGGATGCGGATTCTGGGACCGCCTGGGAAATGGGATATGCATTTGCATCCGGAAAACGGGTGATAGCTCTCAGGACGGATTTCCGGAAGTTCAGCGGGAATGAACGGGTGAATCTCATGCTCGAGATGGAGGCAGAGGTCGTTTTGAACGTCGACGAACTCGTTTCGGCACTGGGCTTTCATCCGCTTCCCTGA
- a CDS encoding deoxyribonuclease IV — MIKLGFHVSIAGSLPLAVSRAQEAGCDTFQIFTRSPRVWAAKPIEPSIAEAFIDALNISGIGPVVDHMPYLPNPAAEKPEIYARSIFTMTEELDRCDQLKIPYLVTHLGHHGKEDGHKKGQEKVIAAIGQALDESEGETMILLENTANEKNTVGGTFTDIGVISDALSNERRVGFCFDTCHAAAAGYDLKGHGAETVFGWFNDEAGSLDRLKVIHLNDMKGGVGSHLDRHEHLGLGYLGEETIHDVLTFPKISHCAFIMETPSDEIRTDKDNLAVARRLAV, encoded by the coding sequence ATGATTAAACTCGGATTCCACGTATCGATCGCCGGCTCCTTACCTCTTGCCGTGTCCAGGGCCCAGGAAGCGGGATGCGACACCTTCCAGATATTTACGCGGAGTCCGCGTGTCTGGGCTGCCAAACCGATTGAACCCTCGATTGCAGAAGCGTTTATCGATGCATTAAACATTTCGGGAATCGGGCCGGTCGTTGATCACATGCCCTACCTTCCAAATCCGGCAGCAGAAAAACCCGAGATATATGCAAGATCGATTTTCACCATGACCGAAGAGCTTGACCGCTGCGATCAGCTCAAAATCCCCTATCTCGTGACCCATCTGGGTCATCACGGAAAAGAAGACGGACATAAAAAAGGTCAGGAGAAAGTCATCGCGGCGATCGGTCAGGCGCTGGATGAGTCGGAAGGCGAGACAATGATCCTGCTCGAAAACACCGCGAACGAAAAAAATACCGTTGGGGGAACATTCACGGACATAGGCGTGATCTCCGACGCTCTTTCAAACGAACGAAGGGTCGGATTTTGTTTTGACACCTGTCATGCAGCAGCAGCCGGCTACGATTTGAAAGGTCACGGGGCGGAGACCGTGTTCGGCTGGTTCAATGATGAGGCAGGAAGCCTTGATCGACTCAAAGTCATTCATCTCAACGACATGAAAGGCGGGGTCGGTTCCCATCTGGACCGACACGAACATCTGGGGCTTGGATATCTTGGAGAAGAGACCATTCATGATGTCCTGACGTTTCCAAAGATCTCGCACTGCGCCTTCATTATGGAGACCCCCTCTGACGAAATCAGGACCGATAAAGATAACCTGGCCGTCGCACGAAGACTGGCCGTGTAA
- a CDS encoding DUF7714 family protein, with protein MMIFPKECKFVGNAATSPLGEKVYFLTEYLIHPTLDGVEVLKILPKDGIGLMREIESVELVAGPEDTVVWKEEVNTHDRAGLVRKALSTKKRCTVFGKEDDHMTFVCDPDLSTFETVHVFDITPPNPSLVDTLNGLESLGFFETENIVFDHHIRDISKLDTEVYPCRAGGFPHTLDRDIPPKGSRIACCRTGRQICHENYGYDFEFEDICPITQVNREPFIARCCRAENSGIGMYNGYFGAVVHWGANPKTIADALFAMIKEWRERND; from the coding sequence ATGATGATATTCCCAAAAGAGTGTAAATTCGTGGGCAATGCCGCCACATCTCCCCTCGGCGAGAAGGTGTATTTCCTCACAGAATATCTGATCCATCCGACGCTGGACGGAGTTGAGGTGCTGAAAATACTGCCGAAAGACGGCATTGGACTCATGCGGGAGATCGAATCGGTGGAACTCGTCGCAGGACCAGAGGATACCGTTGTATGGAAAGAAGAGGTAAATACCCATGACCGGGCAGGTCTGGTCAGAAAAGCGCTTTCGACAAAGAAACGATGCACCGTCTTTGGAAAAGAGGACGATCACATGACATTCGTGTGTGATCCCGACCTTTCAACGTTTGAAACGGTCCACGTCTTCGACATCACGCCGCCGAATCCTTCCCTTGTCGATACGCTCAACGGGCTAGAATCGCTCGGCTTTTTCGAAACCGAAAACATCGTCTTCGATCACCACATCAGAGACATCAGTAAACTCGACACGGAAGTCTATCCCTGCAGAGCCGGCGGATTTCCCCATACGCTGGACCGGGACATCCCGCCGAAAGGATCACGGATCGCCTGTTGCCGGACCGGCAGACAGATTTGTCACGAAAATTACGGTTACGATTTCGAGTTCGAAGACATCTGCCCGATCACGCAGGTAAACAGAGAGCCGTTCATCGCACGGTGCTGCCGTGCGGAAAACAGCGGGATAGGCATGTACAACGGATACTTCGGCGCAGTGGTTCACTGGGGAGCAAACCCGAAAACCATTGCCGATGCACTTTTTGCAATGATAAAAGAATGGAGAGAACGAAATGATTAA
- the mmp11 gene encoding methanogenesis marker protein 11: protein MTEEPCIIDNPYSISYPEILALASEDGKTVELIERFDCMGGAMWVKNHYAKSPLVKSSRIVSNTQRFMLDTGDVSLKLEGSYFPAGICGAEVTESEIAVSYLGLGGGGVGASICRATAGGVLRHTCDVCGGGKVAGSTIYLPRYTRVIIGLDDTDTPEEGATWTLAHNISKAVETPSSRYLSHTITQLFPVPYRTKNCVALACEFATMEPEKLIDRFEALVRKYTLSDETGLCAYIGFDPSAIMPYARKVKAGEVTLDDFAAVRPHLDVRIEGRGIIGAAAAIPFYTNYAEALLI from the coding sequence ATGACTGAAGAACCCTGTATAATCGACAATCCCTATTCCATATCCTATCCTGAGATTCTTGCACTCGCATCAGAAGACGGCAAAACAGTTGAACTTATTGAGAGGTTCGACTGTATGGGCGGGGCGATGTGGGTGAAAAATCATTATGCGAAAAGTCCGCTCGTCAAAAGTTCCCGCATCGTTTCCAATACCCAGCGGTTTATGCTTGATACCGGCGATGTCAGCCTCAAGCTTGAAGGGTCATACTTTCCTGCAGGAATTTGCGGAGCGGAAGTAACCGAGTCGGAAATCGCCGTCTCCTACCTCGGCCTTGGAGGCGGAGGCGTCGGGGCAAGTATCTGCCGTGCGACCGCCGGAGGTGTCTTGCGTCATACCTGTGATGTCTGCGGAGGGGGTAAAGTCGCCGGCTCGACCATTTATCTGCCGAGATATACTAGGGTCATCATTGGTCTCGACGACACGGATACGCCGGAGGAGGGGGCGACTTGGACGCTTGCCCACAACATATCGAAGGCTGTTGAAACACCCAGCTCCCGTTATCTCTCCCACACGATAACCCAGCTCTTTCCTGTTCCCTACCGGACCAAAAACTGTGTCGCTCTCGCCTGCGAATTTGCCACTATGGAACCCGAGAAACTCATCGACCGGTTCGAAGCTCTGGTCAGGAAATACACGCTTTCGGATGAGACCGGTCTTTGTGCCTACATCGGTTTTGATCCGTCAGCGATCATGCCGTATGCAAGAAAAGTCAAAGCCGGTGAGGTGACCTTGGATGATTTTGCGGCAGTTCGCCCTCATCTGGATGTACGGATCGAAGGACGGGGTATCATCGGAGCAGCGGCGGCGATACCCTTTTACACGAATTACGCCGAGGCCCTTTTGATATGA